A window of Thermoproteus sp. genomic DNA:
TCGGCGAAGACCTCCTCGGGCGTGCCCTTGAAGGCTATCCTCCCGTCGTACATGACGTAGACCAGCTGGCTGTAGTCGCCCACCTGCCTCATGTCGTGGCTCACGAGGACTATAGTCATATCGCGTTCCCGCCTCAAATCCATTAGGTACTTCATAGTCGTCTCCGCGGTCTCCCTATCGAGCCCCCTCGTGGGCTCATCCAAAATTAAGACCTTGGGCGAGGCGGCGAGGACCGCGGCCAGGCTGACTAGACGCCTCTGGCCCACAGAGAGCTTGTGGGGACTTCTATCCAGGAGCTTCTCTATGCCGAGGTCCTTCGCCACCTGTTGCGCCAATCTGCCCAACACCCTCCCCCTAATTCCCGCAAGCCTCAGAGTCATCTCTATCTCGGCCTTAACCGTGGTATTCATCAACATCTGGTCGGGGTCTTGAAAGGCGTAGCCCACCAGCTTCACCCGCTCGGAGCCCGAGAGCTCCGCCGGGCTCTTGCCGGCTATCCTCACGGAGCCCTCGGTGGGCTTGTATATGCCCGCCAGGAGGTACATAAGGGTCGACTTGCCGGACCCATTGGGACCCACGATGCTCACCACGGCGCCTCTGGGCACTTCCAAGTCGACTCCCTTCAGAGTGGGCGACTCGTTGCCCGGATACTTGAAGACGACGCCGCGCGCCTCGACTATGGCCTCGCCCGACAGAGGCTCCCGCTCCTCCAACACCTCCAACTTCACGTCCCTATCGACCTCAAGAAACTCCTCTACTGTTATGGGCGCAACTACGTCCTCCGGCTTGACGGCCTTATGTAGATAGGCCACCTGCGGCTCCTCAACGCCGAATTTGCTCAGCCCTTTGGCCACAGCCCTATGCGGCTCCTCGTCCAGCGCCACGACGCCGTTGTCGAGAGCTATCACCCTATCGGCCATGGGGAGCACCTTCTCCACCTTATGTTCGGCCACAATGATGGTCATGCCCTCCTCGTTGAGCCTCCCCAACAGCTCGAACACCTCCTTAGTGCCCACGGCGTCCAACATGGAGGTCGGCTCGTCTAAAATCAACACCTTGGGCCTCAAGGCCAATATGGCGGCTATCGCCAGCCTCTGCTTCTCGCCCCCACTCAGGAGGAAAGTCGGATGCGTCCTCTTCCTCCAGAGACCGACGAGCTCCAACGCCTCCCGCACCCTCTCTCTAATCTCGTCGGGCGGGATCGCCCTATTCTCGAGGCCGAAGGCCACGTCGTCCTCGACGACCAACGCGAAGATCTGGCTCTCGGGGACCTGGTAGACCGTGCCCACCTCTAGGGCCGTCTTGTAGACGGGCGAGGTCCGCGGGTCTTTGCCCAACACCGACACCTTCCCTCTGACCTCCGCCTTGACGATATTGGGTATCACCCCATTTATGGTGTTTATGAGCGTCGACTTGCCCGACCCCGTCCTGCCCACCAGCAACACGAACTCGCCCTCCTCTATGGAGAGCGTGACTTCCCTCAAGGCGAGCCTATAGGGCTCTACATACCTAACAAAAACATTATTGAGTTCGATTATCCGCATTAAGAGCTTAGGTGGCTACCCTTTTAATGTAATAAACTAAGGGGGCCAACACGACGCCCATGACTATGCCCGCGCCGAGAGCCGCGGCGCTTGTGACGGCCCAGAACTGGACCGTAGTTACGTAGCCAGTCACGAAGGTGCCCCAGAAGCCCCTCCACCAGAAGGGATAGGCGAGGCTGATCCAAGCGCCCGAGAGCGCCCCGTCGACGTATATAATCCAAGACCTCTTGGGCGGCCCCGCCTCCTCGCCCGCCGCCTCGGCCTCCCCGCCGTCTGTAAGCACGACCTTTGGGGGCCTCAAATACGGCGTGAAGATGGCCTCGCCCCTATAGATAAGCCAGAGGTCCAACAGGGCGCCGTAGGCCGTCATTTCGTATATAAACCAGAAGGGCTCCCCGCCGAAGCCGTAGTGGACTATGTCCGATAGGAGCGTGTAGATGAACATAGTCAGCCCCGCCACTCCCGGCCTCCCCGAGAGGGCTGCGACGAGCTGGAGCAGAAAGATCTCGCCTATCAGCGGGTAGTAGAAGTAGGTGGTGATCGAGCCTATTTTGGGTATCAGGGGGCTAATGAAGAAGTTGTAGACTATCAGGAGGGCGGCCATAAGCGCCACGTAGACGAAGTCGATAGTCCTAAAACGGCCGAAGGCGCGTCCCTCCCTAGGCCTCCAGGCCCAAGCCAAAAGGCCGAAGTACAACAAGACGAAGATAAGCACGACTGGCCACGGAATTATGGTGTGGGTATTGAAATAGACGCCGTTCCACACGGGCTGCGGCTTCGTGGTCGTCGTGGTCGCAAACATTATTGAGCTCATATGTATAGCTTTGTACGCCCTTTAAAAATTTCGGTTTACGAGGACTTAGGTATTCTATATATATTCTATTTATTTGATTCTATTATCTATCGGCAAATCGCGCCGATGCCTCAAGGCGTTGCCGGCCTCATACTCGGCCATACTGCGAGGCCCTTCCGATCTGGACAGACCCCTCCCATTTTTGGGATACGGGCCGGCGGCTAGAAAGGTAGAGCTATTTACGTTTAGGTATGTAGATACAAGCTGGGTCTTCGGCTAGGGGGTCCTTGAAGGCCGCGAAGGCCCTCGCCCTAGAGCCGCCGCATATATCTTTAAACTCGCAGATCCCGCACCTCCCGCCGAACTCTCCCCTCCTCATCTTCAACAGGAGGGGATGTTCCCTATATATGCGGACTATGGACTCCTTCCTCACGTTGCCGAGAGGATACGGCAAGAAGCCGCTGGGGTAGACAGTGCCGTCGTACGCCACGAAGATTATGCCGTATCCATCGCGTGTGGGGACGACAGAGGGGTCCAAGGGCCTTTGTGGCTCCCCCATAAGCTCCTTCAGCCTTGCCACCAGCCTGTCGTAGGCCGGAGAGCTGTAGGACAGCCCCTGGGCCCTCTGCCTCTTGGCCCTCCTGTAGAAGGGAGCCTCCACGGTCCTTATCTGCACGCCGTACCGCGAGGCGTCCACTAGGAACTGCACGGCGTCTTCATACTCCTGCGGCGATATGTCGAGACTCCTCACGGCGCGCCCGGTCTCGATGAGGAAGAAGACCTCCCAGACCCTCACCCCCAAGTCGTATATCAGCTTGAATACGTCGGGTAGCTGGGGGAAAGACTTACGCCAGACCACAGTGTTCACTTGGACCTTTATGCCGGCGCCCATCAGCGCCTTTATGGCCTCAATCGTGGAGTCGAACACGCCTGGGACCTCTCTGAGCTCCTCGTGGACCTCCTTCAGCCCGTCCAGGCTTATAGACGCGCTTTTTATCCTCCCCCTGAGCTCCGGCAGGGCCTCGAAGAGGTTTTTAGACACGGCGGGCGCCAGAGACGCGGGGACCCCAAGCTCCTTGGCGTAGTCTAGAAGCTCCATGAGGTCGAGCCGCATTAGGGGATCGCCGCCGGTCACTATAAGCTCCGGCGGAGGC
This region includes:
- a CDS encoding TIGR04053 family radical SAM/SPASM domain-containing protein, with protein sequence MDPRRLAAEFDRRPLLVFWETTRACPLACRHCRADAILKPLPGELSTWEAKAFLEQVAEFGEPPPELIVTGGDPLMRLDLMELLDYAKELGVPASLAPAVSKNLFEALPELRGRIKSASISLDGLKEVHEELREVPGVFDSTIEAIKALMGAGIKVQVNTVVWRKSFPQLPDVFKLIYDLGVRVWEVFFLIETGRAVRSLDISPQEYEDAVQFLVDASRYGVQIRTVEAPFYRRAKRQRAQGLSYSSPAYDRLVARLKELMGEPQRPLDPSVVPTRDGYGIIFVAYDGTVYPSGFLPYPLGNVRKESIVRIYREHPLLLKMRRGEFGGRCGICEFKDICGGSRARAFAAFKDPLAEDPACIYIPKRK
- a CDS encoding energy-coupling factor transporter ATPase yields the protein MRIIELNNVFVRYVEPYRLALREVTLSIEEGEFVLLVGRTGSGKSTLINTINGVIPNIVKAEVRGKVSVLGKDPRTSPVYKTALEVGTVYQVPESQIFALVVEDDVAFGLENRAIPPDEIRERVREALELVGLWRKRTHPTFLLSGGEKQRLAIAAILALRPKVLILDEPTSMLDAVGTKEVFELLGRLNEEGMTIIVAEHKVEKVLPMADRVIALDNGVVALDEEPHRAVAKGLSKFGVEEPQVAYLHKAVKPEDVVAPITVEEFLEVDRDVKLEVLEEREPLSGEAIVEARGVVFKYPGNESPTLKGVDLEVPRGAVVSIVGPNGSGKSTLMYLLAGIYKPTEGSVRIAGKSPAELSGSERVKLVGYAFQDPDQMLMNTTVKAEIEMTLRLAGIRGRVLGRLAQQVAKDLGIEKLLDRSPHKLSVGQRRLVSLAAVLAASPKVLILDEPTRGLDRETAETTMKYLMDLRRERDMTIVLVSHDMRQVGDYSQLVYVMYDGRIAFKGTPEEVFAEAERHREWGVDPPQVYYVAKSFGKLAASAKRVRVRL